One region of Vigna angularis cultivar LongXiaoDou No.4 chromosome 10, ASM1680809v1, whole genome shotgun sequence genomic DNA includes:
- the LOC108335922 gene encoding mitochondrial outer membrane protein porin 2 isoform X2 codes for MNLESYALTSTAVKKGGLSTGDVAALYKYKNTIIDVKLDTASIISTTLTFTDIMPSTKTIASIKLPDYNSGKLEVQYFHDHATLTTAFALNQSPVIDVSATVGTPSIAFGGEAGYDTTSGRFTKYTAGISVTKADSSASIILGDKGDSIKASYVHHLDLLKKSAAVAEVTRKFSTNENILTVGGSFAVDPLTQVKARFNNQGHLGALLQHEIIPKSVLTISGEIDTKALDKKPRFGLGVALKP; via the exons gcGCTCACTTCAACTGCTGTGAAGAAAGGAGGACTCTCGACTGGGGATGTGGCAGCACTGTACAAGTATAAGAACACTATTATTGATGTTAAACTTGACACGGCATCCATT ATCTCCACAACCCTCACATTCACTGACATTATGCCGTCCACCAAGACTATTGCTTCGATTAAGCTGCCTGATTATAATTCTGGCAAG CTAGAGGTTCAATACTTCCATGACCATGCTACCTTGACAACCGCTTTTGCTTTGAATCAATCCCCTGTCATTGATGTTTCTGCTACCGTTGGTACCCCAAGCATTGCTTTCGGTGGTGAGGCAGGCTATGACACTACATCTGGTCGTTTTACAAAATACACTGCTGGGATTAGTGTCACGAAAGCAGATTCATCTGCTTCAATAATCCT AGGTGACAAGGGTGACAGCATTAAAGCATCATACGTCCATCATCTGGACCTATTGAAGAAGAGTGCTGCTGTTGCAGAGGTCACTAGAAAGTTCTCCACAAATGAGAACATTCTTACAGTGGGAGGGTCTTTTGCTGTTGACCCTCTGACACAGGTCAAAGCAAGGTTCAACAATCAAGGACATCTTGGCGCCCTCTTGCAGCATGAGATCATACCAAAATCAGTGTTGACTATTTCTGGTGAGATCGACACCAAGGCCCTGGATAAAAAACCCAGGTTTGGATTGGGTGTTGCCCTCAAACCGTGA